From Clavelina lepadiformis chromosome 9, kaClaLepa1.1, whole genome shotgun sequence, the proteins below share one genomic window:
- the LOC143470921 gene encoding uncharacterized protein LOC143470921 — MICFYSTMRKCKNDPDRFCYICGKVTLRSRQAKITQFVKKAYYAYFGVKLGNQDKAFAPHICCRACVENLRLWSLKKIKSLPFGIPMIWREGKDHVTDCYFCMTNLQGINRKNKQHVKYPDVPSAMKPVPHGPGIPVPEPPGEISEMECCSSAASKASEQDTWDAEQSTSQPKPLTQLELNDLTRDLNLTKESAQLLGSRLRENNLLAPCTTYFWYRYEDK, encoded by the exons atgatttgtttttacagtacaaTGAGAAAGTGCAAAAATGATCCAGACAGGTTCTGTTACATATGTGGCAAGGTCACCCTGCGCAGTCGCCAAGCAAAAATTACgcagtttgttaaaaaagcaTATTATGCGTATTTTGGAGTAAAACTAGGCAATCAGGACAAGGCATTTGCTCCGCACATATGTTGTAGAGCATGCGTTGAAAACTTGAGATTATGGAGcctaaagaaaataaagagcCTTCCTTTCGGTATTCCTATGATATGGAGAGAAGGAAAAGACCATGTCactgattgttatttttgcatgacCAACTTACAAG gaATAAACCGGAAGAACAAACAACATGTGAAGTACCCTGATGTTCCTTCAGCCATGAAACCAGTACCACATGGCCCTGGTATTCCTGTTCCAGAACCACCTGGAGAAATAAGTGAAATGGAGTGTTGTTCATCTGCAGCGAGCAAAGCAAGTGAACAAGACACATGGGATGCAGAGCAAAGTACAAGTCAACCGAAGCCTCTTACACAGCTTGAGCTGAATGACCTAACCCGAGATTTAAATCTCACCAAAGAATCCGCTCAGCTCCTAGGATCACGACTACGTGAGAACAACTTGCTAGCTCCATGCACCACATATTTCTGGTATCGGTATGAAGATAAAtag